A DNA window from Oncorhynchus masou masou isolate Uvic2021 unplaced genomic scaffold, UVic_Omas_1.1 unplaced_scaffold_1517, whole genome shotgun sequence contains the following coding sequences:
- the LOC135531111 gene encoding zinc finger protein 883-like isoform X2, whose product MASVKLEDCSQTLELNVNIKDEEEEEKIGKSVSHGPLELSLRPVTSTVTTNPALLSPSTLSPNPQSLGPDCDSGAQFALQDPEMASVKLEDCSQALELNVIIKDEEEEEEKIGTSVSHGDHVETFSTSREQQQEDHRVKRSHHCPHCEKIFPFLSKLKIHLKIHTGENRYSYTDGGKNFTTSKALTVHQRVHTREKTYSCSDCVKCFTTSTWLKVHQRTHTGEKPYSCSDCIKCFTTSAKLKVHKRTHTGEKPYFCSACSASFSHMCNLKRHERIHTEKIYSCSNCAASFSLLCKLKRHECIHTGEKPYSCSDCGKSFSRLSHLKTHEQKHTGEKPYSCSDCGKSFSLLAHLKIHQYIHTGEKPYSCSDCGKSFSRPGHLKTHEQKHTGEKPFSCSDCVKCFTTSTELKVHQRTHTGEKPYSCSDCVKCFPTSTRLKFHQRTHTGEKPFICSDCAASFSLLCNLKRHESIHTGEKPYSCSDCAASFSLLCNLKRHERIHTGEKPYHCTDCEKRFYRLGHLKRHQCVHKGEKPHQFSQSS is encoded by the exons GACCACTAGAATTAAGTCTGAGGCCGGTAACATCAACAGTAACGAcaaacccagccctcctctctccttccacactgagtccaaacccacagtcactgggtcctgattgtgacagtggagcccagtttgctctgcaggatccagagatggcatcagtgaagctggaagactgcagtcaagcactggagctgaatgtcatcattaaagatgaagaagaagaggaggagaagattgggacatctgtttctcatg GAGACCATGTTGAGACATTCTCTACATCCAGAGAGCAACAGCAGGAAGATCACAGAGTGAAGAGGTCTCACCACTGCCCACATTGTGAGAAGATTTTCCCATTTCTATCAAAGCTAAAAATACACCTAAaaatacacactggagagaatCGGTATTCCTATACTGACGGTGGGAAGAATTTTACAACATCCAAGGCTCTGACAGTTCATCAAAGAGTGCACACAAGAGAGAAgacttactcctgctctgactgtgtaaaatgcttcacaacatcaacttggctaaaagttcatcagagaacacacacaggagagaagccctaCTCCTGCTCTGATTGTAtaaaatgcttcacaacatcagCTAAGCTGAAAGTtcacaagagaacacacacaggagagaagccttacttctgCTCTGCCTGTTCGGCGAGTTTCTCTCATATGTGCAACTTAAAACGacatgaacgtatacacacaGAGAAGATTTACTCCTGCTCTAACTGTGCGGCGAGTTTCTCTCTACTGTGCAAATTAAAACGACATGAatgtatacacacaggagagaagccttactcctgctcggactgtggaaagagtttctctcGACTGAGCCACTTAAAAACACAtgaacaaaaacatacaggagagaagccttactcctgctctgactgtggaaagagtttctctcTACTGGCCCACTTAAAAATTCACCAATACATACATacgggagagaagccttactcctgctctgactgtggaaagagtttctctcGACCGGGCCACTTAAAAACACAcgaacaaaaacatacaggagagaagcctttctccTGTTCTGACTGTgtaaaatgcttcacaacatcaactgagctaaaggttcatcaaagaacacacacaggagagaagccgtactcctgctctgactgtgtaaaATGCTTCCCAACATCAACTAGGTTAAAatttcatcagagaacacacacaggagagaagcctttcatCTGCTCTGACTGTGCAGCGAGTTTCTCTTTACTGTGCAACTTAAAGCGACATGAAAgtatacacacaggggagaagccttactcctgctctgactgtgcaGCGAGTTTCTCTCTACTGTGCAACTTAAAGCGacatgaacgtatacacacaggagagaagccttatcacTGCACTGACTGTGAGAAGAGATTCTACAGATTGGGCCATTTAAAAAGACACCAATGTGTACATAAAGGAGAGAAGCCTCATCAATTCTCTCAATCCAGCTGA